The genomic DNA GGTTCAGCAGCACTTTCAGCAGATGTCTTTTCCCCTTTCTCCTCACTCTTAGGTGCCTCATCATCTCGAATTTCACCTTGCAACATTTCATTTGTCTCTTTATCCCACTCAAACGGATCCCCTTTCTCAGAATCCTCATCTTTGCCTCTGACCTCTTGTTCTACAATACCACTCTGAATATTTGTTGTGCCTTCTATCCTTGTTTTAATTGTCTCAGAGTCCTGTATCTTTTGTTCTTTGTTGGCCCCAGAACTATCTCTTTCACTCGTTACAAGATCCACTTTTTCACCATCTTGAATTCTTTGATTAGTAACTTCCCCCAATGACACTCTACCTATTGATGAATCCTGCTCCCCACCTTCTGCTAGTTCATTTTGTTCTTCATTTAATTCACACCTTGCTTTTTCATCCTTTTCTTCGGAACTGCTATCGACCCTTTTTGACGTCTGGGTATTATCCCCAAATGTTTTATTACAACTATTGGTACCCAGTATTTGCTTCCTTTCTTTCTCACCCCCAACTTGCAGGTGCTCTAGTGCTGTTGGTTCTTCAGTTATTCCAGTCGTCACCTCTCTCACCATCTCTTGTTCAATTTTGTTATCCATTGCCTTGTGAACACTCTTGAAATTACTCTCTGGTTTGCCTTCATATATTTCTTCAAAGCTCTTACTCTGCAATTGATTGGTTTTGCTGCTCTCATGAACTTGGCCCTTTAAATGCCACACAGTTTTGTCATCCACGATTTCACCCAGATTTTCCTTTTTTGTCAGATCAGTAACCTTTGTTTCTTCTGACTTTTCAACTGTACATACTTCATTCTCCTTTCTCTGCTCTTTTCCTAGACTGTCTGTGCCATGTTGTTCTTCACTTTTTTGTCCAGTCTTGACCATTTTCTTCTCTTTATTTTCAGGGTCTTTGAGGTCAAGCTCTTCCTCTCCTCTTATGACATCTTCTATGGGGCCTTCGAGCTCATCATTCAAATCTCTGGGGCTTTTGATCatatccccctcctcctcctcctcctcctcctcttctatgGACCCTTTAAAATTGCCTTCTTCCTCTCCTCTGGGaacatcctcctcatctcctctagAGCCTTTGATCCCATCTTCATCCATACTCGAATCATCTGCTACAACAGAACCTTTTACCTCATCTGCATCCTCATCCTTGGGGTCAATGATAATATTCCCTTCTCTATTTTTTACCTTCCCACCTTCTTCTCTGGGGCCCTTAACTTCATCCTTCTCTTTTTCTGTGGGTTCCTTTACTTCAACATTAGAACTAATGACCACATTCCTTTTTTCATGTCTGACTTTGTCTTCTGCTCTGGGGTCTTCAATACCAACCACATCTTTTCTGACAACATCCTGTACCTCTCTCCCAGGGCTGGTGACTTCATCTCCCTCATCATCTTTGGCCTGAATATTTTCTTTTTTGGTGCTTTTGACCTCTTCTTCTTCATCTCCGACCACTTTGTACTCTTCTCTGGGACTCTTGACCTCATCCCTCTCTTCATCTTTGACGTTATCATCTTCTTTGGAACCTTTGACCTCAACTTCCTCTTCATCAACCTCATCTTGCGTTTCTCTGGGAATTTTGACCTCATGCACCTTTTCATCTTTGACTTCATCATCTTCTTTGTAGCTTTTGACATCATCTTCTTCTTCATCTCCAACCTCATCGTCCTTGTCTCGGGGACTCTTGATCTCATTCCCCTCTTCATCTTTGACTTCATCATCTTCTTTGGGACTTCTGATCTCAATCTCTTCCTCAACTCTGGAGTTTTTGACTTTGTTCCCCTCTATGCCTTTGACACTATTATCTCCTTCTCTGGTACTTTTAACCTCTTCTCCGTCGCCTCTGGGGGATATTGACTTCATTGTTTTCTTCAATGGGGTTTATGACTTCAACCTCCTCTTCACCTATGGCATCATCATTTACTTCTTTGATGGTTTTGGACTCATCCTTTTCTTCAATCTTGGAACATTTGATTTCATCATCTTCCTCTTCAGGACCCCCAAATATATTTGAACTGGGGCGTTGAAACTCACTTTCATCTGCCAGAATCTTAAACTCACTGCTTATATATCCAGAGATGTCCATCGCAATTTTTTCTCCTTGGCTTTTCAAATTTGTTTTATATTCTTTCTGATTTTTAATGGTATCTTCTTTGGAATCTATAGTCTCATATCGATCACCTCTTGCGATATTGCTGTCATTTTCCTGGTCATTATCCCTATCATTGCCTCCATCCACATCAGCCTTGGAGCTCTTGACACTCCCTTCACTTTTACTGACCTCATCTATCACCCACCTCTCTCTATAATATAAAATTCCATCTGTACCAGTCTCTTTGTCAGTACCTTCATCCGTTTTATAATCCTCAATGTCACTCTCTCTCATGTTATTCTCACTTTTATCGCTTCCATGACCTTTAACTTTCCCTGCATTAACACCTTTATCATCTTCCCCGAGTTCCCTTGCTCTATCCTCATTTCCTTTGGGCGTCTTGACTTCGCTTTCAAATTCTACAATATTACTCTCGTTCTCAGTTTCCGTCTCATTTTTCTCCTCATTCAATGTAACTTTCAGGAGACAGTCATGTTCTAAACTGCCTTCCACTTTTTGATGCTGCAACAGTTGTCTGGCTCCATCCTCTGGCTTTGCAGTTGTATTGGGCTCATCTTCATTTGGCAGCTGTTCTTTTCCTAGTTCACAATCCTTCATTTCCTCATCCTGTGGACACATTTCTGTGCTCTCTTTCACAATCACATCATCCCTCCACTCTTGATCTTCATTATGAATGAGTGCATGGTTGACTTCATCTCCTTTCACAggctctttctcccctcccagaCGGCAAGCATCATCTTTGTTTTCTTCCAACTCCTGCATGGCTGCTCCAGTTGTTAAACCATTCACTACCTCAactttctctgccatttcttctACTTCTTCCAGCTCTTCAGAAACCGTGAATCCACCAACTATTGGTTGCTTCTTTCTCCCCTGATCGCTTAATCCCTCTTTCTCTGTACCATCTATCTCATAGATGCCTTCTCCACTGGACCTTAATTGATCATTTTGATCTGACAGCATGACAAGCAATGGCCCAGTCTCCTCACTCTTGATTACATCACCCTGAAGATCTGATGAGCAGATTTCAGTCTCCAGCACAGTCCCAATGACTGCTTGCTCATGTTCTGTCTTTTGTATCACCACCGTACCTAGTTCCTTCTGATCAACCTGGTCAGATTCAGCAGgtatttcttgtgttcttgttaAGTTTTTCCTTTCCACCTCATGTGACACTATCCCTACACAAATGTCCTCTCCCAGATCTGGCAACTTCTCCTGCAATTCATGCCCAGACATCTCTTGCCGAAAAATTTCTACAGCTTTCTCTACTACATTCTGCACTATTTGCTGAGTTTTCTCCACAATCATTTGATAGTCAGCTCCTGTTCCAACAACATAATTGTGCACATTTACATCATTCCCAATTTCAATATGTTTTTCCTTGATCATCCCTCCATGGCAACCTGGATCTCCTTGTTCACTCTGAAACCTCGCTTCATCATTCAAAGTCTCTTTAGCATTCTCCTGCAGCTGATTCACTTCTATTGTTAGATCACTTCcactctcaccctcctctctgcaactatagctctgcattgTTTCATCAGATCTCGGGACACTATTTATTCTCTCAGTTACCTCCTTACCTCCTGTGTTTTGTGTGTCAAATGCACTTTTCACTCTGTCATCAAGATTAGCTGCAGTACATTCTATCTGGTCTGCATTTGCATTATCTCTTACAGTCACTGTTGGTGTATCAGTCTCAGTCAGTTCCTCAAAGCTCTCAGTTTTGTCCTTTTCTTCCACATTATCCATTAACATTTCCCGATTCCCAGTCTTGTCCATCTGTTCATCAGTTCCAGTATTCTGCATGTTTCCTTTTTGCTCAACAGCCTTCAAAATTTCATTCCTCATTTGCAATCCGTGGCATTCTCCTATAAGGATCATTGGAAGAGGTGAAGACAGTGTGCCTGAGTTAACCCTTCTGAGTTAGGACCATTATCTAAAGAACTGTAATTTGACAAGCATTTGTATTCCCCAAGCAAAacaaatacagatgctggaaatcaaatTAATTGCTTTGAGGAATGACCACTAATCTGAAATAtcaactttgtttctctctccacaaaggTAACCTGATTTGCTGAGCATCTCCAGCATTTCCTTTTTTTATGTGTAGCCTCCCAGTTCTGGCTTTTGTaaaaacattgttgcaaatgttttCACAGTAGCCTTCAAGGGACTTTTATAAAGATTGATTAAAccttaaaaaacaaaataatttactatctgtgtgttttttttaaagtttgtttcaGGATCTGGCCAT from Leucoraja erinacea ecotype New England chromosome 7, Leri_hhj_1, whole genome shotgun sequence includes the following:
- the LOC129698883 gene encoding leucine-rich repeat flightless-interacting protein 1-like isoform X7; the encoded protein is MHFNESNVLQSLTVMLFLSFTGIVQSSRYSDDHLKSAKQRLRKEAVGSYYSDLPVLSTGLGAKSQNGTRMSTFDGNASRRYSTSTSRAPSEYNCVLGSSSRTSSRASSARASPVVEEKLDKDFIEKGSRAASSLSAATLASLGGTSSRRGSGETTTSIDTEGSIREIKDSLMEVEEKYKKAMVSNAQLDNEKANLMYQVDTLREDLLGLEEQLAEMHRGHEEKSKELERQKHAYCILQHQFEEMKETLQEREEMLTEIKELNQKQRSFAQEITDLQETLEWKDKKIGALERQKEYSEAIRIDRDELRNEVMMLKERLKAHGLMTNGEAEHVGKEGSAHRETAQTRPQAEAQQQSSSDKPLGECHGLQMRNEILKAVEQKGNMQNTGTDEQMDKTGNREMLMDNVEEKDKTESFEELTETDTPTVTVRDNANADQIECTAANLDDRVKSAFDTQNTGGKEVTERINSVPRSDETMQSYSCREEGESGSDLTIEVNQLQENAKETLNDEARFQSEQGDPGCHGGMIKEKHIEIGNDVNVHNYVVGTGADYQMIVEKTQQIVQNVVEKAVEIFRQEMSGHELQEKLPDLGEDICVGIVSHEVERKNLTRTQEIPAESDQVDQKELGTVVIQKTEHEQAVIGTVLETEICSSDLQGDVIKSEETGPLLVMLSDQNDQLRSSGEGIYEIDGTEKEGLSDQGRKKQPIVGGFTVSEELEEVEEMAEKVEVVNGLTTGAAMQELEENKDDACRLGGEKEPVKGDEVNHALIHNEDQEWRDDVIVKESTEMCPQDEEMKDCELGKEQLPNEDEPNTTAKPEDGARQLLQHQKVEGSLEHDCLLKVTLNEEKNETETENESNIVEFESEVKTPKGNEDRARELGEDDKGVNAGKVKGHGSDKSENNMRESDIEDYKTDEGTDKETGTDGILYYRERWVIDEVSKSEGSVKSSKADVDGGNDRDNDQENDSNIARGDRYETIDSKEDTIKNQKEYKTNLKSQGEKIAMDISGYISSEFKILADESEFQRPSSNIFGGPEEEDDEIKCSKIEEKDESKTIKEVNDDAIGEEEVEVINPIEENNEVNIPQRRRRRG